Proteins encoded within one genomic window of Carassius carassius chromosome 22, fCarCar2.1, whole genome shotgun sequence:
- the LOC132098815 gene encoding deleted in malignant brain tumors 1 protein-like isoform X1 — MLRMMGRCLTLILLSSVVMLITADEKNVRLVGGNHSCSGRVEVFHRGQWGTVCDNYWDLADAAVVCRELDCGEPVDALGAAHFGPGSGPIWMNFVVCAGSESTLKNCGSSGWRKNYCSHNKDAGVICSDVRLVGGSRCSGRLEILHNQTWMSVCDTVFDQQDAEVVCRELDCGAPVQVLGAAAFDKGDAQMWTQEIQCRGNESQIHLCPTSSSQKQNCSYVNNIALLCTEIIKVRLVGGHSRCAGRVEVLHRGQWGTVCGDGWDLADAAVVCRELNCGEPVDALSAAHFGLGSGPIWMKHAKCTGSESTLKKCGSMFSDFHDKCREKNAQVVCSEVRLVGGSRCSGRLEILHNQTWMSVCDAAFDQQDAEVVCRELDCGAPVQVLGAAAFDKGDAQMWTQEIQCRGNESQIHLCPTSPSHENNCSHDNDVGLMCAGSMRVRLVGGHSRCVGRVEVFHRGQWGTVCDAGWDMADAAVVCRELDCGEPVDALGDSYFGPGSGPIWTNLKLCTGSESTLKNCGTVEWGLFQCDHTKDAGIICSGVRLIGNSSCSGSLEILHDQTWMSVCDTVFDQQDAEVVCRELDCGAHVQVLGAAAFDKGDAQMWTQEIQCRGNESQIHLCPTSLHKDSCSRDDYQKLFCADKKNVRLVGGNSRCAGRVEVLHRGQWGTVCDLGWDMPDAAVVCRELDCGEPVDALGDAHFGQGSGPIWMYLVLCTGSESTLKNCGSTGWSKHDCTHKSDSGIICSDYDDVGEESHKEGGAI, encoded by the exons ATGCTGAGGATGATGGGAAGATGCCTGACACTCATTTTATTGTCTTCAGTTGTAATGCTCATCACAGCTG ATGAGAAGAATGTGAGGTTGGTTGGTGGCAACCATTCCTGTTCTGGTAGAGTGGAGGTGTTTCACAGAggtcagtggggaacagtgtgtgatAATTACTGGGATTTGGCtgatgctgcagtggtgtgtagagagctggactgcgGAGAACCTGTAGATGCTCTTGGTGCTGCTCATTTTGGACCAGGATCAGGACCAATCTGGATGAATTTTGTTGTGTGTGCTGGATCAGAGTCTACACTGAAGAACtgtggatcatcaggatggagaAAAAACTACTGTTCTCATAATAAAGATGCTGGAGTCATCTGCTCAG atgTCCGGCTGGTTGGAGGTTCTCGCTGCTCTGGGAGGTTAGAGATCCTTCATAATCAGACGTGGATGTCAGTGTGTGACACTGtctttgaccagcaggatgcagaggttgtgtgtagagagctggactgtggggctcctgtacaggtgctgggagcagctgcttttgacaaaggagacgctcagatgtggacacaagagattcagtgcagaGGAAACGAATCTCAGATTCACCTTTGTCCAACATCATCCtcacaaaaacaaaattgttctTATGTAAACAACATTGCTTTGCTGTGTACTG AGATAATAAAAGTGAGGTTAGTTGGTGGTCACAGTCGCtgtgctggtagagtggaggttcttcatagaggtcagtggggaacagtgtgtggTGATGGCTGGGATTTGGCtgatgctgcagtggtgtgtagagagctgAACTGTGGAGAACCTGTAGATGCTCTGAGTGCAGCTCATTTTGGACTGGGATCAGGACCAATCTGGATGAAACATGCAAAATGTACTGGATCAGAGTCAACACTTAAGAAATGTGGATCGATGTTTTCAGATTTTCATGACAAGTGTCGTGAAAAAAATGCTCAAGTCGTTTGTTCAG AAGTCCGGCTGGTTGGAGGTTCTCGCTGCTCTGGGAGGTTAGAGATCCTTCATAATCAGACGTGGATGTCAGTTTGTGATGCTGCctttgaccagcaggatgcagaagttgtgtgtagagagctggactgtggggctcctgtacaggtgctgggagcagctgcttttgacaaaggagacgctcagatgtggacacaagagattcagtgcagaggaaatgaaTCTCAGATTCACCTCTGTCCAACATCACCATCACATGAAAACAACTGTTCACATGACAATGATGTTGGACTGATGTGTGCAG GCAGCATGAGAGTGAGGTTGGTTGGTGGTCACAGTCGCTGTGTTGGTAGAGTGGAGGTGTTTCACAGAGGTCAGTGGGGGACAGTGTGTGATGCTGGTTGGGATATGGCtgatgctgcagtggtgtgtagagagctggactgtggagaACCTGTAGATGCTCTGGGTGATTCTTATTTTGGACCAGGATCAGGACCAATCTGGACAAATCTGAAGTTATGTACTGGATCAGAATCTACGCTAAAGAACTGTGGAACAGTGGAATGGGGTTTATTTCAATGTGATCATACTAAAGATGCTGGAATCATATGCTCAG GCGTCAGGCTTATTGGAAACTCCAGTTGTTCTGGGAGCTTAGAGATACTTCATGATCAGACGTGGATGTCAGTGTGTGACACTGtctttgaccagcaggatgcagaggttgtgtgtagagagctggactgtggggctcatgtacaggtgctgggagcagctgcttttgacaaaggagacgctcagatgtggacacaagagattcagtgtagAGGAAATGAGTCTCAGATTCACCTCTGTCCAACTTCCTTACACAAAGACAGTTGTTCACGTGATGATTATCAGAAGCTTTTCTGTGCTG ATAAAAAGAATGTGAGGCTGGTTGGTGGTAACAGTCGCTGTGCTGGTCGAGTGGAGGTTCTTCATAGAggtcagtggggaacagtgtgtgatCTTGGTTGGGATATGCCtgatgctgcagtggtgtgtagagagctggactgtggagaACCAGTAGATGCTCTGGGTGATGCTCATTTTGGACAAGGATCAGGACCAATCTGGATGTATCTTGTATTATGTACTGGATCAGAGTCTACACTGAAGAACTGTGGGTCAACAGGATGGAGCAAACACGACTGTACTCACAAATCTGATTCTGGAATAATCTGTTCAG
- the LOC132098815 gene encoding scavenger receptor cysteine-rich type 1 protein M130-like isoform X2, with protein sequence MLRMMGRCLTLILLSSVVMLITADEKNVRLVGGNHSCSGRVEVFHRGQWGTVCDNYWDLADAAVVCRELDCGEPVDALGAAHFGPGSGPIWMNFVVCAGSESTLKNCGSSGWRKNYCSHNKDAGVICSEVRLVGGSRCSGRLEILHNQTWMSVCDAAFDQQDAEVVCRELDCGAPVQVLGAAAFDKGDAQMWTQEIQCRGNESQIHLCPTSPSHENNCSHDNDVGLMCAGSMRVRLVGGHSRCVGRVEVFHRGQWGTVCDAGWDMADAAVVCRELDCGEPVDALGDSYFGPGSGPIWTNLKLCTGSESTLKNCGTVEWGLFQCDHTKDAGIICSGVRLIGNSSCSGSLEILHDQTWMSVCDTVFDQQDAEVVCRELDCGAHVQVLGAAAFDKGDAQMWTQEIQCRGNESQIHLCPTSLHKDSCSRDDYQKLFCADKKNVRLVGGNSRCAGRVEVLHRGQWGTVCDLGWDMPDAAVVCRELDCGEPVDALGDAHFGQGSGPIWMYLVLCTGSESTLKNCGSTGWSKHDCTHKSDSGIICSDYDDVGEESHKEGGAI encoded by the exons ATGCTGAGGATGATGGGAAGATGCCTGACACTCATTTTATTGTCTTCAGTTGTAATGCTCATCACAGCTG ATGAGAAGAATGTGAGGTTGGTTGGTGGCAACCATTCCTGTTCTGGTAGAGTGGAGGTGTTTCACAGAggtcagtggggaacagtgtgtgatAATTACTGGGATTTGGCtgatgctgcagtggtgtgtagagagctggactgcgGAGAACCTGTAGATGCTCTTGGTGCTGCTCATTTTGGACCAGGATCAGGACCAATCTGGATGAATTTTGTTGTGTGTGCTGGATCAGAGTCTACACTGAAGAACtgtggatcatcaggatggagaAAAAACTACTGTTCTCATAATAAAGATGCTGGAGTCATCTGCTCAG AAGTCCGGCTGGTTGGAGGTTCTCGCTGCTCTGGGAGGTTAGAGATCCTTCATAATCAGACGTGGATGTCAGTTTGTGATGCTGCctttgaccagcaggatgcagaagttgtgtgtagagagctggactgtggggctcctgtacaggtgctgggagcagctgcttttgacaaaggagacgctcagatgtggacacaagagattcagtgcagaggaaatgaaTCTCAGATTCACCTCTGTCCAACATCACCATCACATGAAAACAACTGTTCACATGACAATGATGTTGGACTGATGTGTGCAG GCAGCATGAGAGTGAGGTTGGTTGGTGGTCACAGTCGCTGTGTTGGTAGAGTGGAGGTGTTTCACAGAGGTCAGTGGGGGACAGTGTGTGATGCTGGTTGGGATATGGCtgatgctgcagtggtgtgtagagagctggactgtggagaACCTGTAGATGCTCTGGGTGATTCTTATTTTGGACCAGGATCAGGACCAATCTGGACAAATCTGAAGTTATGTACTGGATCAGAATCTACGCTAAAGAACTGTGGAACAGTGGAATGGGGTTTATTTCAATGTGATCATACTAAAGATGCTGGAATCATATGCTCAG GCGTCAGGCTTATTGGAAACTCCAGTTGTTCTGGGAGCTTAGAGATACTTCATGATCAGACGTGGATGTCAGTGTGTGACACTGtctttgaccagcaggatgcagaggttgtgtgtagagagctggactgtggggctcatgtacaggtgctgggagcagctgcttttgacaaaggagacgctcagatgtggacacaagagattcagtgtagAGGAAATGAGTCTCAGATTCACCTCTGTCCAACTTCCTTACACAAAGACAGTTGTTCACGTGATGATTATCAGAAGCTTTTCTGTGCTG ATAAAAAGAATGTGAGGCTGGTTGGTGGTAACAGTCGCTGTGCTGGTCGAGTGGAGGTTCTTCATAGAggtcagtggggaacagtgtgtgatCTTGGTTGGGATATGCCtgatgctgcagtggtgtgtagagagctggactgtggagaACCAGTAGATGCTCTGGGTGATGCTCATTTTGGACAAGGATCAGGACCAATCTGGATGTATCTTGTATTATGTACTGGATCAGAGTCTACACTGAAGAACTGTGGGTCAACAGGATGGAGCAAACACGACTGTACTCACAAATCTGATTCTGGAATAATCTGTTCAG